The Andrena cerasifolii isolate SP2316 chromosome 14, iyAndCera1_principal, whole genome shotgun sequence genome contains a region encoding:
- the Alg9 gene encoding alpha-1,2-mannosyltransferase Alg9 isoform X4, with the protein MYLLIHMVPAKLYHYLLEPNPVLVFYFIRCLLSVGCALSEVYFYKNVCREFGIHVGKLTLVFLILSSGMYIASAAFLPSSFSMYLSTVATAAWYGRQYELAIFATAISALLGWPFAALLGLPIAMEMLIHRKEWNKFIKWVIISGTVVLVPMVWIDSMYYGKLVIAPLNIVMYNIFTNHGPNIYGTEPFSYYIYNGFLNFNFVFIGALWAPFGLLLVWLIVPARPRDCLCLSYWYSLAPLYLWFLVFFFQPHKEERFLFPVYPMICLAGAIAVDVIQKLYFFIRTKLTLLHISYHYLQYTVHITLLAVLVCGFLGISRSLAIYKGYYAPMEIMIETNKLGSEGEISKDMNINFCIGKEWHRFPSSFFFPSNNWRLQYLRSEFKGQLPQSFLDHENATSVIQPYFNDMNREEPTRYFSLDKCHFVLDLDIGTEAALEPNYSRLTNNFTAIKSSKFLHSAKSHQFFRAFYIPFVSYKFCTYGSYNLLQNNNF; encoded by the exons ATGTACTTGTTAATTCATATGGTGCCAGCCAAACTTTATCATTATCTGTTGGAGCCGAACCCTGTTCTAGTCTTCTATTTTATAAGATGCCTGCTATCCGTGGGTTGTGCATTGTCCGAAGTATACTTTTATAA AAACGTCTGCAGGGAATTTGGAATTCACGTAGGAAAATTGACATTAGTATTCCTTATTCTAAGTTCCGGCATGTACATTGCTAGCGCTGCATTTTTGCCTTCCTCCTTTTCGAT GTATTTGAGTACAGTAGCTACAGCTGCTTGGTACGGTCGCCAGTACGAACTGGCCATTTTTGCTACCGCTATATCTGCCTTATTAGGATGGCCATTTGCTGCGTTACTTGG ATTACCAATCGCAATGGAGATGTTAATACATAGGAAAGAAtggaataaatttataaaatgggTAATCATATCTGGCACTGTTGTTTTGGTGCCAATGGTGTGGATTGATTCGATGTACTACGGCAAACTAGTAATAGCGCCATTAAACATCGTGATGTATAATATCTTCACTAATCATGGACCAAATATTTACGGGACCGAACCTTTCAGTTATTACATTTATAATGGATTCTTAAACTTCAATTTCGTCTTCATCGGTGCACTGTGGGCTCCATTTGGATTG CTTTTAGTGTGGCTAATTGTGCCAGCAAGACCAAGAGACTGCCTTTGTCTATCTTACTGGTACTCCCTGGCACCATTGTATCTTTGGTTTTTGGTCTTCTTCTTTCAACCGCACAAG GAGGAACGATTTCTATTTCCTGTATATCCAATGATTTGCTTGGCTGGAGCGATAGCCGTGGATGTCATTCAGAAATTGTACTTCTTTATTAGAACAAAGCTGACTCTCTTGCATATTTCGTATCATTATTTGCAGTATACCGTTCATATCACACTCCTTGCTGTCTTAGTATGCGGTTTTCTTGGTATATCAAGGTCACTGGCGATATATAAAG GCTACTACGCACCGATGGAAATAATGATTGAAACTAACAAACTCGGATCAGAAGGAGAAATATCCAAGGATATGAATATCAATTTTTGTATTGGTAAGGAATGGCACCGATTTCCAAGTAGTTTCTTCTTCCCGTCAAATAA CTGGAGATTGCAGTACTTAAGGTCAGAGTTTAAAGGACAATTGCCTCAGTCGTTCTTAGACCATGAAAATGCAACCAGCGTGATACAACCCTATTTTAATGATATGAACAGAGAAGAGCCAACGCGATAT TTTAGCTTAGATaagtgccattttgtgttaGACTTGGATATTGGCACAGAAGCAGCATTAGAACCAAATTATTCTAGACTAACAAATAACTTTACAGCAATAAAGTCTTCGAAATTTTTACATTCTGCGAA ATCGCACCAGTTTTTCAGAGCATTTTACATACCTTTCGTAtcgtacaaattttgtacatatgGCTCGTATAATTTACTGCAGAATAACAACTTCTAA
- the Alg9 gene encoding alpha-1,2-mannosyltransferase Alg9 isoform X3, which produces MPEESTDVGLIYPGVDTAFKLLLSARFCSAIWSHITDCDETYNYWEPSHYLLYGTGQQTWEYSPQYALRSYMYLLIHMVPAKLYHYLLEPNPVLVFYFIRCLLSVGCALSEVYFYKNVCREFGIHVGKLTLVFLILSSGMYIASAAFLPSSFSMYLSTVATAAWYGRQYELAIFATAISALLGWPFAALLGLPIAMEMLIHRKEWNKFIKWVIISGTVVLVPMVWIDSMYYGKLVIAPLNIVMYNIFTNHGPNIYGTEPFSYYIYNGFLNFNFVFIGALWAPFGLLLVWLIVPARPRDCLCLSYWYSLAPLYLWFLVFFFQPHKEERFLFPVYPMICLAGAIAVDVIQKLYFFIRTKLTLLHISYHYLQYTVHITLLAVLVCGFLGISRSLAIYKGYYAPMEIMIETNKLGSEGEISKDMNINFCIGKEWHRFPSSFFFPSNNWRLQYLRSEFKGQLPQSFLDHENATSVIQPYFNDMNREEPTRYFSLDKCHFVLDLDIGTEAALEPNYSRLTNNFTAIKSSKFLHSAKSHQFFRAFYIPFVSYKFCTYGSYNLLQNNNF; this is translated from the exons AT GCCAGAAGAATCTACCGATGTTGGCCTAATTTATCCTGGTGTGGATACAGCGTTCAAATTACTTTTATCAGCTAGATTTTGTTCCGCTATATGGAGTCACATAACAGACTGCGATGAAACATATAATTATTGGGAGCCA AGTCACTATTTGCTTTATGGAACTGGTCAGCAAACATGGGAATATAGCCCACAGTATGCACTGAGATCTTACATGTACTTGTTAATTCATATGGTGCCAGCCAAACTTTATCATTATCTGTTGGAGCCGAACCCTGTTCTAGTCTTCTATTTTATAAGATGCCTGCTATCCGTGGGTTGTGCATTGTCCGAAGTATACTTTTATAA AAACGTCTGCAGGGAATTTGGAATTCACGTAGGAAAATTGACATTAGTATTCCTTATTCTAAGTTCCGGCATGTACATTGCTAGCGCTGCATTTTTGCCTTCCTCCTTTTCGAT GTATTTGAGTACAGTAGCTACAGCTGCTTGGTACGGTCGCCAGTACGAACTGGCCATTTTTGCTACCGCTATATCTGCCTTATTAGGATGGCCATTTGCTGCGTTACTTGG ATTACCAATCGCAATGGAGATGTTAATACATAGGAAAGAAtggaataaatttataaaatgggTAATCATATCTGGCACTGTTGTTTTGGTGCCAATGGTGTGGATTGATTCGATGTACTACGGCAAACTAGTAATAGCGCCATTAAACATCGTGATGTATAATATCTTCACTAATCATGGACCAAATATTTACGGGACCGAACCTTTCAGTTATTACATTTATAATGGATTCTTAAACTTCAATTTCGTCTTCATCGGTGCACTGTGGGCTCCATTTGGATTG CTTTTAGTGTGGCTAATTGTGCCAGCAAGACCAAGAGACTGCCTTTGTCTATCTTACTGGTACTCCCTGGCACCATTGTATCTTTGGTTTTTGGTCTTCTTCTTTCAACCGCACAAG GAGGAACGATTTCTATTTCCTGTATATCCAATGATTTGCTTGGCTGGAGCGATAGCCGTGGATGTCATTCAGAAATTGTACTTCTTTATTAGAACAAAGCTGACTCTCTTGCATATTTCGTATCATTATTTGCAGTATACCGTTCATATCACACTCCTTGCTGTCTTAGTATGCGGTTTTCTTGGTATATCAAGGTCACTGGCGATATATAAAG GCTACTACGCACCGATGGAAATAATGATTGAAACTAACAAACTCGGATCAGAAGGAGAAATATCCAAGGATATGAATATCAATTTTTGTATTGGTAAGGAATGGCACCGATTTCCAAGTAGTTTCTTCTTCCCGTCAAATAA CTGGAGATTGCAGTACTTAAGGTCAGAGTTTAAAGGACAATTGCCTCAGTCGTTCTTAGACCATGAAAATGCAACCAGCGTGATACAACCCTATTTTAATGATATGAACAGAGAAGAGCCAACGCGATAT TTTAGCTTAGATaagtgccattttgtgttaGACTTGGATATTGGCACAGAAGCAGCATTAGAACCAAATTATTCTAGACTAACAAATAACTTTACAGCAATAAAGTCTTCGAAATTTTTACATTCTGCGAA ATCGCACCAGTTTTTCAGAGCATTTTACATACCTTTCGTAtcgtacaaattttgtacatatgGCTCGTATAATTTACTGCAGAATAACAACTTCTAA
- the Alg9 gene encoding alpha-1,2-mannosyltransferase Alg9 isoform X2, producing MAPNQRQRQLFISKKELKKLNGRRFSKPEESTDVGLIYPGVDTAFKLLLSARFCSAIWSHITDCDETYNYWEPSHYLLYGTGQQTWEYSPQYALRSYMYLLIHMVPAKLYHYLLEPNPVLVFYFIRCLLSVGCALSEVYFYKNVCREFGIHVGKLTLVFLILSSGMYIASAAFLPSSFSMYLSTVATAAWYGRQYELAIFATAISALLGWPFAALLGLPIAMEMLIHRKEWNKFIKWVIISGTVVLVPMVWIDSMYYGKLVIAPLNIVMYNIFTNHGPNIYGTEPFSYYIYNGFLNFNFVFIGALWAPFGLLLVWLIVPARPRDCLCLSYWYSLAPLYLWFLVFFFQPHKEERFLFPVYPMICLAGAIAVDVIQKLYFFIRTKLTLLHISYHYLQYTVHITLLAVLVCGFLGISRSLAIYKGYYAPMEIMIETNKLGSEGEISKDMNINFCIGKEWHRFPSSFFFPSNNWRLQYLRSEFKGQLPQSFLDHENATSVIQPYFNDMNREEPTRYFSLDKCHFVLDLDIGTEAALEPNYSRLTNNFTAIKSSKFLHSAKSHQFFRAFYIPFVSYKFCTYGSYNLLQNNNF from the exons ATGGCGCCGAATCAACGTCAACGTCAGCTTTTCATTTCAAAGAAAGAATTGAAGAAGCTTAATGGCAGAAGATTCTCAAA GCCAGAAGAATCTACCGATGTTGGCCTAATTTATCCTGGTGTGGATACAGCGTTCAAATTACTTTTATCAGCTAGATTTTGTTCCGCTATATGGAGTCACATAACAGACTGCGATGAAACATATAATTATTGGGAGCCA AGTCACTATTTGCTTTATGGAACTGGTCAGCAAACATGGGAATATAGCCCACAGTATGCACTGAGATCTTACATGTACTTGTTAATTCATATGGTGCCAGCCAAACTTTATCATTATCTGTTGGAGCCGAACCCTGTTCTAGTCTTCTATTTTATAAGATGCCTGCTATCCGTGGGTTGTGCATTGTCCGAAGTATACTTTTATAA AAACGTCTGCAGGGAATTTGGAATTCACGTAGGAAAATTGACATTAGTATTCCTTATTCTAAGTTCCGGCATGTACATTGCTAGCGCTGCATTTTTGCCTTCCTCCTTTTCGAT GTATTTGAGTACAGTAGCTACAGCTGCTTGGTACGGTCGCCAGTACGAACTGGCCATTTTTGCTACCGCTATATCTGCCTTATTAGGATGGCCATTTGCTGCGTTACTTGG ATTACCAATCGCAATGGAGATGTTAATACATAGGAAAGAAtggaataaatttataaaatgggTAATCATATCTGGCACTGTTGTTTTGGTGCCAATGGTGTGGATTGATTCGATGTACTACGGCAAACTAGTAATAGCGCCATTAAACATCGTGATGTATAATATCTTCACTAATCATGGACCAAATATTTACGGGACCGAACCTTTCAGTTATTACATTTATAATGGATTCTTAAACTTCAATTTCGTCTTCATCGGTGCACTGTGGGCTCCATTTGGATTG CTTTTAGTGTGGCTAATTGTGCCAGCAAGACCAAGAGACTGCCTTTGTCTATCTTACTGGTACTCCCTGGCACCATTGTATCTTTGGTTTTTGGTCTTCTTCTTTCAACCGCACAAG GAGGAACGATTTCTATTTCCTGTATATCCAATGATTTGCTTGGCTGGAGCGATAGCCGTGGATGTCATTCAGAAATTGTACTTCTTTATTAGAACAAAGCTGACTCTCTTGCATATTTCGTATCATTATTTGCAGTATACCGTTCATATCACACTCCTTGCTGTCTTAGTATGCGGTTTTCTTGGTATATCAAGGTCACTGGCGATATATAAAG GCTACTACGCACCGATGGAAATAATGATTGAAACTAACAAACTCGGATCAGAAGGAGAAATATCCAAGGATATGAATATCAATTTTTGTATTGGTAAGGAATGGCACCGATTTCCAAGTAGTTTCTTCTTCCCGTCAAATAA CTGGAGATTGCAGTACTTAAGGTCAGAGTTTAAAGGACAATTGCCTCAGTCGTTCTTAGACCATGAAAATGCAACCAGCGTGATACAACCCTATTTTAATGATATGAACAGAGAAGAGCCAACGCGATAT TTTAGCTTAGATaagtgccattttgtgttaGACTTGGATATTGGCACAGAAGCAGCATTAGAACCAAATTATTCTAGACTAACAAATAACTTTACAGCAATAAAGTCTTCGAAATTTTTACATTCTGCGAA ATCGCACCAGTTTTTCAGAGCATTTTACATACCTTTCGTAtcgtacaaattttgtacatatgGCTCGTATAATTTACTGCAGAATAACAACTTCTAA
- the Alg9 gene encoding alpha-1,2-mannosyltransferase Alg9 isoform X1, whose amino-acid sequence MFVNQRYRGVSFLVRCRRAAKGTIKCAPASRRQKPEESTDVGLIYPGVDTAFKLLLSARFCSAIWSHITDCDETYNYWEPSHYLLYGTGQQTWEYSPQYALRSYMYLLIHMVPAKLYHYLLEPNPVLVFYFIRCLLSVGCALSEVYFYKNVCREFGIHVGKLTLVFLILSSGMYIASAAFLPSSFSMYLSTVATAAWYGRQYELAIFATAISALLGWPFAALLGLPIAMEMLIHRKEWNKFIKWVIISGTVVLVPMVWIDSMYYGKLVIAPLNIVMYNIFTNHGPNIYGTEPFSYYIYNGFLNFNFVFIGALWAPFGLLLVWLIVPARPRDCLCLSYWYSLAPLYLWFLVFFFQPHKEERFLFPVYPMICLAGAIAVDVIQKLYFFIRTKLTLLHISYHYLQYTVHITLLAVLVCGFLGISRSLAIYKGYYAPMEIMIETNKLGSEGEISKDMNINFCIGKEWHRFPSSFFFPSNNWRLQYLRSEFKGQLPQSFLDHENATSVIQPYFNDMNREEPTRYFSLDKCHFVLDLDIGTEAALEPNYSRLTNNFTAIKSSKFLHSAKSHQFFRAFYIPFVSYKFCTYGSYNLLQNNNF is encoded by the exons ATGTTCGTCAATCAAAGGTACCGAGGCGTCTCTTTTCTCGTTCGATGCCGCCGTGCAGCTAAAGGGACGATAAAATGTGCCCCGGCTTCTAGACGACAGAA GCCAGAAGAATCTACCGATGTTGGCCTAATTTATCCTGGTGTGGATACAGCGTTCAAATTACTTTTATCAGCTAGATTTTGTTCCGCTATATGGAGTCACATAACAGACTGCGATGAAACATATAATTATTGGGAGCCA AGTCACTATTTGCTTTATGGAACTGGTCAGCAAACATGGGAATATAGCCCACAGTATGCACTGAGATCTTACATGTACTTGTTAATTCATATGGTGCCAGCCAAACTTTATCATTATCTGTTGGAGCCGAACCCTGTTCTAGTCTTCTATTTTATAAGATGCCTGCTATCCGTGGGTTGTGCATTGTCCGAAGTATACTTTTATAA AAACGTCTGCAGGGAATTTGGAATTCACGTAGGAAAATTGACATTAGTATTCCTTATTCTAAGTTCCGGCATGTACATTGCTAGCGCTGCATTTTTGCCTTCCTCCTTTTCGAT GTATTTGAGTACAGTAGCTACAGCTGCTTGGTACGGTCGCCAGTACGAACTGGCCATTTTTGCTACCGCTATATCTGCCTTATTAGGATGGCCATTTGCTGCGTTACTTGG ATTACCAATCGCAATGGAGATGTTAATACATAGGAAAGAAtggaataaatttataaaatgggTAATCATATCTGGCACTGTTGTTTTGGTGCCAATGGTGTGGATTGATTCGATGTACTACGGCAAACTAGTAATAGCGCCATTAAACATCGTGATGTATAATATCTTCACTAATCATGGACCAAATATTTACGGGACCGAACCTTTCAGTTATTACATTTATAATGGATTCTTAAACTTCAATTTCGTCTTCATCGGTGCACTGTGGGCTCCATTTGGATTG CTTTTAGTGTGGCTAATTGTGCCAGCAAGACCAAGAGACTGCCTTTGTCTATCTTACTGGTACTCCCTGGCACCATTGTATCTTTGGTTTTTGGTCTTCTTCTTTCAACCGCACAAG GAGGAACGATTTCTATTTCCTGTATATCCAATGATTTGCTTGGCTGGAGCGATAGCCGTGGATGTCATTCAGAAATTGTACTTCTTTATTAGAACAAAGCTGACTCTCTTGCATATTTCGTATCATTATTTGCAGTATACCGTTCATATCACACTCCTTGCTGTCTTAGTATGCGGTTTTCTTGGTATATCAAGGTCACTGGCGATATATAAAG GCTACTACGCACCGATGGAAATAATGATTGAAACTAACAAACTCGGATCAGAAGGAGAAATATCCAAGGATATGAATATCAATTTTTGTATTGGTAAGGAATGGCACCGATTTCCAAGTAGTTTCTTCTTCCCGTCAAATAA CTGGAGATTGCAGTACTTAAGGTCAGAGTTTAAAGGACAATTGCCTCAGTCGTTCTTAGACCATGAAAATGCAACCAGCGTGATACAACCCTATTTTAATGATATGAACAGAGAAGAGCCAACGCGATAT TTTAGCTTAGATaagtgccattttgtgttaGACTTGGATATTGGCACAGAAGCAGCATTAGAACCAAATTATTCTAGACTAACAAATAACTTTACAGCAATAAAGTCTTCGAAATTTTTACATTCTGCGAA ATCGCACCAGTTTTTCAGAGCATTTTACATACCTTTCGTAtcgtacaaattttgtacatatgGCTCGTATAATTTACTGCAGAATAACAACTTCTAA
- the Kua gene encoding plasmanylethanolamine desaturase Kua: protein MDEIKVANLGQAASAAACSMATNFLAPVKTERQIYENSMLEDDPNANSVVPTSQEDRTVPRWGPNHKGAQELANLYSTGKRTQECICVGICITLMVANTLFILIRIRLENLSSIAMAAFCGIVTADFGSGLVHWAADTWGSVELPILGKNFLRPFREHHIDPTSITRHDFIETNGDNFMVTIPFLCKLTWDFLTLPESEIQQKFVWTCYWFLLAIFVAMTNQIHKWSHTYFGLPAWVVWLQEHRIILPRKHHRVHHVAPHETYFCITTGWLNWPLEKLNFWYILETIIEKTTGYKPRADDMKWAQKRS from the exons ATGGATGAAATAAAGGTCGCGAACCTGGGCCAAGCGGCTTCGGCGGCCGCGTGCTCGATGGCAACGAATTTCTTGGCGCCGGTGAAAACCGAACGGCAGATCTACGAGAATTCGATGCTCGAGGACGACCCCAATGCCAACTCGGTGGTGCCGACTTCGCAAGAGGACAGAACAGTGCCGAGATGGGGTCCCAATCACAAAGGCGCCCAGGAACTCGCAAATCTCTACAGCACCG GAAAAAGAACACAAGAATGCATTTGTGTTGGTATCTGCATCACACTCATGGTGGCTAATACACTGTTTATCCTCATCAGGATACGATTAGAAAATTTAAGCTCGATAGCGATGGCAGCGTTTTGCGGCATCGTTACCGCAGATTTCGGATCTGGGTTAGTTCATTGGGCCGCAGATACATGGGGCTCTGTGGAACTTCCAATCCTTGGGAAG aactttttgagACCATTTCGAGAGCACCATATTGATCCAACGAGTATAACCAGGCACGACTTCATAGAAACTAACGGTGATAATTTCATGGTGACGATACCATTCCTTTGTAAATTAACGTGGGATTTTCTAACTCTCCCAGAATCAGAGATCCAACAGAAATTCGTTTGGACTTGTTATTGGTTTCTGCTGGCAATTTTTGTAGCAATGACTAATCAG ATTCATAAATGGTCTCACACATATTTTGGGCTACCTGCCTGGGTTGTCTGGTTACAGGAGCATAGAATTATATTACCCAGGAAACACCATCGTGTGCACCACGTTGCGCCGCACGAAACTTACTTCTGTATAACTACGGGATGGTTGAATTGGCCACTAGAGAAACTGAACTTCTGGTACATTCTCGAAACCATAATAGAGAAAACTACTGGTTACAAGCCGAGAGCAGACGACATGAAGTGGGCACAAAAGCGGTCTTGA